From Xenopus tropicalis strain Nigerian chromosome 3, UCB_Xtro_10.0, whole genome shotgun sequence, the proteins below share one genomic window:
- the LOC116409543 gene encoding uncharacterized protein LOC116409543, whose protein sequence is MATGRHLLRGCESIRSKPGLQELFLALDTFRPENTNFEALISFYEHHCRYFFGKIEDLKDFLIFYTIEINTDEENIPNYLVMLNNLRKLEVLEGMYFIACPLASPTTQEGQKMRSQYEALVILHTAVRSKLEELMRRITEKEEELQRLPGTSAQEIRTAEESAQETPGAEEEAAEETPAAEGERLTLRRRVRKALKRRFQRIWRATRSLFRGGCCHQPPPAP, encoded by the exons ATGGCAACTGGACGACATCTTTTGAGAG GTTGCGAGAGTATCAGGAGCAAGCCAGGGCTGCAG GAGCTGTTCCTCGCCCTGGACACATTCAGGCCTGAAAACACCAATTTTGAGGCCTTGATTTCTTTTTATG aacatcacTGTAGATATTTTTTTGGGAAGATCGAAGACCT GAAAGATTTTCTGATTTTTTACACCATCGAGATCAACACCGATGAGGAGAACATCCCCAATTATTTAGTTATGCTTAATAATCTG AGGAAACTGGAAGTACTCGAGGGGATGTACTTTATTGCATGCCCTCTTGCATCACCA ACGACACAAGAAGGACAAAAAATGCGCAGCCAGTATGAGGCACTGGTAATTCTTCATACA GCAGTAAGATCCAAGCTGGAAGAATTAATGCGCAGGATTACAGAGAAAGAAGAGGAGTTGCAGCGACTTCCTGG aACCAGCGCACAGGAGATCAGAACAGCAGAGGAGAGTGCACAGGAGACACCGGGTGCAGAGGAGGAAGCAGCGGAGGAGACTCCTGCTGCAGAGGGAGAACGCCTGACCCTTAGAAGAAGGGTCAGGAAAGCCCTCAAAAGGCGGTTCCAGAGAATTtgg cgTGCCACTAGAAGTCTTTTCAGGGGGGGATGCTGTCACCAACCTCCCCCTGCTCCATAG